A genomic stretch from Cyprinus carpio isolate SPL01 chromosome A12, ASM1834038v1, whole genome shotgun sequence includes:
- the buc2l gene encoding uncharacterized protein buc2l, with protein sequence MAAISTQDPTGGIASVLRRPQHAQAPQCPGPLPSRILHPEELLQRNQPFYIPTVQPFFPYQWSMSTPYVPYGGFHGLGYGMMPSLLLPQCLEVPGYMIPQTQLHMLDYRRMTPHVAPTIAHQTRHLHFQNGMPPGRVMVSSEVQTEPLCHSIDSHERAISHSCSESGRGTGSPVSTSPSSLDNKSVACPDGTSVLTQNYNATNAINTTDLSAVPKSEILQAEHMQIKCEKMLSEHKKFQNKDNMELASHNETDLLQCSLGSVQSSGDIVLCSYQSLAFRKDKQRVEAGMLRYSRKHCLPACTEVTVARTSPSCRAFKTCPLPSRSVITQSIKPKKNSEMPFQEKSREDGHTFNNIDFKILRLPFDMENHNQPCQLEASIWSVESLIPYVPSTEWMTDNGLLTPQKPLSPLNEHSDVISKPNYVHEGNLQPGASVKYHGHPCQLEASIWSVDSLMPYVPSNEWMVENGFLTPQKPLSPQIKSSDLSKQNQSSTGIPAEKNLQTGASTKHDSFNSLESRSPYRPSTSWLADFGNVYYYSKLPVVQQHPHLPEKQKPKMSLAISLESSPLRNGKNTKNHSPETGLSDQKHCSFHTCKCKAKSNLGLAGSSMKCGWVSRSTLENELPFCPSCRYDVKGKDHRKPFSDGFICKKEETTDLKNFYMKRATLGFHGTTKMTLESHLAKCCAAARAKLSEKTALCEDCQCLNPSPAQDKSGDLGWRICEKSEEDWINNPNQRLLQRLQKNNEWKASMQVSKTERIQKKESKEYSQEITQEEDTMFIATGGQCAHPMES encoded by the exons ATGGCTGCTATATCAACCCAAGATCCCACTGGCGGTATTGCAAGTGTACTCCGTAGACCACAGCATGCACAGGCCCCTCAGTGCCCTGGTCCTCTGCCATCCAGAATATTACACCCAGAAGAGCTGCTCCAGCGAAACCAGCCCTTTTACATCCCCACTGTCCAGCCGTTCTTCCCATATCAATGGTCCATGTCAACTCCATATGTGCCCTATGGTGGATTTCATGGATTGG gTTATGGCATGATGCCATCATTATTACTTCCCCAGTGTTTAGAAGTTCCTGGATACATGATTCCTCAAACTCAACTGCACATGTTGGACTACAGACGTATGACTCCCCATGTGGCTCCAACTATTGCTCATCAGACCCGCCACTTGCATTTTCAAAACGGGATGCCCCCTGGTCGTGTGATGGTCAGCTCAGAGGTGCAAACTGAACCCCTTTGTCATAGCATAGACTCACACGAACGTGCAATATCCCACAGTTGTTCTGAATCCGGTAGGGGTACTGGCAGTCCAGTGTCAACATCACCCAGCTCCCTGGATAACAAATCAGTAGCTTGCCCTGATGGTACATCCGTGCTAACTCAAAATTACAATGCCACCAATGCTATCAACACTACTGATTTGTCTGCTGTTCCCAAGAGTGAAATCCTTCAAGCTGAACATatgcaaattaaatgtgaaaaaatgctTTCTGAGCATAAGAAGTTTCAGAACAAGGATAACATGGAGTTAGCTAGTCATAATGAAACTGACCTTTTGCAGTGCAGCTTGGGTTCTGTACAGTCTTCAGGGGACATCGTCTTGTGCTCTTACCAGTCATTAGCATTTAGGAAGGATAAACAGAGGGTTGAAGCTGGGATGTTAAGGTACTCCAGGAAGCATTGTCTCCCTGCTTGTACAGAAGTTACTGTGGCGAGAACCTCTCCATCTTGTAGAGCTTTTAAAACCTGTCCTTTACCAAGCAGATCTGTCATTACCCAAAGCATCAAACCAAAGAAAAACTCGGAGATGCCATTTCAGGAAAAGAGCAGAGAAGATGGCCACACCTTCAATAACATTGACTTTAAGATTCTGCGACTGCCATTTGACATGGAGAACCATAACCAGCCTTGTCAGCTGGAGGCTTCTATCTGGTCAGTAGAGTCTCTGATACCTTATGTCCCTTCCACTGAGTGGATGACAGATAATGGTCTTCTAACTCCTCAGAAACCTTTGAGCCCACTGAATGAACACAGTGATGTTATCTCAAAGCCAAATTATGTTCATGAAGGGAATCTACAACCTGGGGCATCAGTTAAATATCATGGTCATCCATGTCAGCTAGAGGCCTCTATCTGGTCAGTAGACTCTTTGATGCCTTATGTGCCTTCCAATGAGTGGATGGTTGAGAATGGGTTTTTAACTCCTCAGAAGCCACTGAGCCCACAGATTAAATCTAGTGATCTATCAAAGCAGAATCAGTCTTCCACTGGCATTCCAGCAGAGAAGAATCTACAAACTGGTGCATCAACTAAACATGACTCCTTTAACTCCCTTGAGTCCCGCTCCCCATACCGTCCCTCAACAAGCTGGCTGGCTGACTTTGGTAATGTATACTACTACAGTAAATTACCTGTTGTACAGCAACATCCTCACCTTCCAGAGAAGCAGAAACCAAAGATGTCCCTTGCCATTAGTCTTGAATCATCTCCTCTCAGAAATGGGAAAAACACAAAGAACCATAGCCCAGAAACTGGCCTCTCTGATCAGAAGCACTGTTCATTTCATACCTGCAAGTGCAAAGCAAAAAGTAATTTGGGGTTAGCTGGATCTTCCATGAAGTGTGGTTGGGTTTCTCGTTCCACACTGGAGAATGAACTTCCCTTCTGCCCATCATGTAGATATGATGTGAAAGGAAAGGATCATAGAAAGCCTTTTTCAGATGGTTTTATCTGCAAAAAAGAAGAGACTACTGACTTGAAAAACTTTTACATGAAGAGGGCTACTTTGGGCTTCCATGGTACCACAAAGATGACTTTAGAAAGTCATTTGGCAAAATGCTGTGCTGCTGCTCGGGCTAAATTGAGTGAAAAGACTGCACTGTGTGAAGATTGCCAATGCCTTAATCCCAGCCCTGCACAAGATAAAAGTGGTGACCTTGGATGGCGAATTTGTGAAAAGAGTGAGGAAGACTGGATTAACAACCCAAATCAGAGATTGTTACAGAGACTGCAGAAAA ACAATGAATGGAAAGCAAGTATGCAGGTGTCTAAAACTGAAAGgattcagaaaaaagaaagtaaagagTACTCACAAG AGATCACACAAGAGGAAGACACAATGTTTATTGCTACCGGTGGTCAGTGTGCACACCCCATGGAGAGCTAG